One Bacillus amyloliquefaciens DSM 7 = ATCC 23350 DNA window includes the following coding sequences:
- the prli42 gene encoding stressosome-associated protein Prli42 — protein MSQKFMKSAVIVILGVFILSTVFSSIMMYLR, from the coding sequence ATGTCTCAAAAATTCATGAAAAGCGCCGTCATCGTCATTCTAGGCGTATTTATACTGTCAACCGTCTTTTCAAGCATTATGATGTATTTGCGATAA
- a CDS encoding L,D-transpeptidase → MRFFLLSAALLLSPLWPLGANPLPGDPYIIVNKATNALAVVKDNRIEGIYQVATGKTDDLTPEGEFTVTVKAVNPYYRKKNVEGGAPENPLGVRWIGFDARGTDGRIYGIHGTNREELIGGFVSNGCIRMKNRDVIHIFRIIPEGTKVLITKENRSFENIAKERKALIKKQEIPVQ, encoded by the coding sequence ATGCGATTTTTTTTATTGTCAGCCGCCCTGCTGCTGTCCCCGCTTTGGCCGCTTGGCGCGAATCCTTTGCCGGGTGACCCTTATATAATCGTCAATAAAGCCACAAATGCGCTAGCCGTTGTGAAGGATAATCGAATAGAAGGCATTTATCAGGTGGCGACGGGAAAGACAGATGATCTGACGCCTGAAGGAGAATTTACGGTAACGGTTAAAGCCGTAAATCCATATTATCGGAAGAAAAATGTAGAGGGAGGTGCGCCGGAAAATCCGCTCGGCGTCCGCTGGATCGGTTTTGACGCGAGAGGAACCGACGGCAGGATATACGGCATTCACGGGACAAACAGAGAAGAGCTGATCGGAGGGTTTGTATCAAACGGCTGCATCCGTATGAAAAACCGGGATGTCATCCATATTTTTCGGATCATCCCTGAGGGAACAAAAGTGTTGATTACAAAAGAAAACCGCTCATTTGAGAACATTGCAAAAGAGCGGAAAGCCCTCATAAAAAAGCAGGAGATCCCTGTGCAATGA